Proteins co-encoded in one Centropristis striata isolate RG_2023a ecotype Rhode Island chromosome 24, C.striata_1.0, whole genome shotgun sequence genomic window:
- the arhgap1 gene encoding rho GTPase-activating protein 1, with amino-acid sequence MSSELLVDLGEDPATAQLGQLKLTTIEDQQWPADEATLSKSETDISQRFDAGSPHLPWDHPFYDIARHQIIEVAGDDNFGRKVIVFNACRMPPQHQLDHHKLLMYLKGTLDQYVESDYTLIYFHHGLTSENKPSLSWLRDAYREFDRKYKKNIKALYIVHPTMFIKTLLILFKPLISFKFGRKINYVSYLSELEDVVKCEQLIIPARVKEYDNKLRASLKPSAQPPMSPPHSPPLPNQVFGVPLELLRQRDADGDAVPVVMRDTITFLSEQGLEIEGIFRRSANVTLVKDVQLRYNSGATVDFKDMEDVHLAAVILKTFLRELPEPLLTYQLYNDIVNFTSVSSDNQAAHMKELVESLPEENYASLRYLITFLAQVSANSEVNKMTNSNLAVVFGPNLLWGRDNAMSLSAIGPINNFTRSLLDQQHLVFT; translated from the exons AGACAGACATTTCCCAGCGCTTCGATGCTGGCTCTCCCCACCTGCCCTGGGACCACCCCTTCTATGACATCGCCAGGCATCAGATCATTGAAGTGGCAG gTGATGATAACTTTGGGAGGAAGGTGATAGTATTTAATGCATGCAGGATGCCTCCACAGCACCAACTGGACCATCACAAGCTGCTGAT gTATCTTAAGGGAACACTGGATCAGTATGTTGAAAGCGACTACACTCTGATCTATTTCCATCATGGGCTGACCAGTGAAAACAAACCATCTCTCAGCTGGCTACGAGACGCATACCGGGAGTTTGACAGAAA gtACAAGAAGAACATCAAGGCTCTGTACATTGTACACCCCACCATGTTCATCAAGACTCTGCTGATCCTCTTCAAACCACTAATCAG ttTTAAGTTTGGCAGGAAGATCAACTATGTGAGCTATCTGAGCGAGCTGGAGGATGTGGTGAAGTGTGAGCAGCTGATCATTCCTGCCCGCGTCAAAGA GTACGACAACAAGTTACGAGCGTCTCTGAAACCAAGTGCCCAGCCTCCCATGTCGCCCCCCCACAgcccccccctccccaaccAGGTGTTTGGGGTGCCACTTGAACT GCTCAGACAGAGAGATGCAGACGGTGATGCAGTTCCCGTGGTGATGAGAGACACCATTACCTTCCTTTCAGAACAAG gtttGGAGATCGAAGGGATCTTCAGACGGTCTGCCAATGTGACTCTGGTGAAAGATGTCCAGCTCAGATATAACTCAG GTGCGACCGTGGACTTCAAAGACATGGAGGATGTCCACTTGGCTGCTGTCATTCTGAAGACATTCCTGAGGGAATTGCCCGAGCCTCTGCTGACCTACCAGCTCTACAACGACATTGTCAACTTCACCT CTGTTTCCAGTGACAACCAGGCGGCACATATGAAGGAACTGGTAGAGTCGCTGCCAGAGGAAAACTATGCATCACTGCGATACCTCATCACATTCCTGGCACAG gTATCTGCCAACAGTGAAGTGAATAAGATGACCAACAGTAACCTGGCTGTGGTGTTTGGTCCTAACCTGCTCTGGGGGCGGGACAACGCCATGTCACTCAGCGCCATTGGTCCAATCAACAACTTCACCAGATCACTGCTGGACCAGCAGCATCTGGTCTTTACCTAA
- the LOC131963084 gene encoding adenosine receptor A1-like, giving the protein MNVTPGSCTAEMPYGYQPRMKGFYIATELIIAVLAIIGNLLVCLAVTRNKKLRTVTNYFLVSLAVADILVGLVAIPCAVLTDLGRPRHNLPLCLVLLSMLMVLTQSSILSLLAVAAERYMAILLPFKYQRIMSPRNAQLALLATWGLGAITGTVPLMDWRRQTDSDYCIFTCVVDMSYMVYFNFFCCLLVPLVAMFIIYGHIFLTVHRQLRRIAVARGPPEDRTASGSASTGTEDIGSSASGSTMGCSADMGRGKGTSREKKENMGKCVAGEEVESGIGYLIETENTIVFPNRGLRIASAESTSSASGPANPRPGESNQAKSNVPTCQEMRKATSLFLVLFLFMVCWMPIHLINCVLLLCPQCEVPMSITLSAILLSHANSALNPILYAYRMRSFRHTLIGMWRGIWSVMPKQQ; this is encoded by the exons ATGAACGTGACTCCCGGCAGCTGTACGGCAGAGATGCCGTATGGATACCAGCCCCGTATGAAAGGCTTTTACATTGCCACTGAGCTTATCATCGCAGTGCTGGCCATCATAGGAAACCTCCTGGTCTGTCTGGCTGTCACCCGCAACAAGAAACTCCGCACTGTCACCAACTATTTCCTG gTGTCCTTGGCAGTGGCGGACATCCTGGTAGGATTGGTGGCGATTCCCTGTGCAGTGCTAACAGATCTGGGTCGACCTCGCCATAACCTGCCCCTCTGCCTGGTGCTGCTTAGCATGCTCATGGTACTCACCCAG AGCTCCATCCTGAGTCTGTTAGCAGTAGCAGCGGAGCGCTACATGGCCATCCTTCTGCCCTTTAAGTACCAGCGCATCATGAGCCCAAGGAACGCCCAGCTGGCCCTGCTGGCCACATGGGGCCTGGGAGCCATCACTGGCACAGTGCCCCTCATGGActggaggagacagacagactcgGA CTATTGTATCTTCACTTGTGTGGTGGACATGAGCTACATGGTCTATTTCAACTTCTTCTGCTGCCTCCTGGTGCCACTGGTGGCCATGTTCATCATCTACGGCCACATTTTCCTCACTGTCCACCGTCAGCTGAGACGCATCGCTGTTGCCAGGGGACCCCCAGAAGATCGGACAGCTTCAGGCAGTGCAAGCACCGGAACAGAGGACATTGGGAGTTCTGCATCTGGGAGCACCATGGGATGTAGTGCAGACATGGGGAGAGGAAAAGGAACCAGcagagaaaagaaggaaaatatGGGAAAATGTGTAGCTGGGGAGGAAGTAGAGTCTGGCATTGGGTATCTTATTGAAACTGAGAATACCATCGTCTTTCCAAACCGAGGGTTAAGGATTGCCTCGGCTGAATCTACCAGCTCCGCCTCTGGCCCTGCAAACCCCCGTCCAGGAGAGTCCAACCAGGCCAAATCCAACGTTCCAACTTGTCAGGAGATGCGTAAAGCCACCTCCCTCTTCCTGGTGCTGTTCCTCTTCATGGTGTGCTGGATGCCCATCCACCTCATTAACTGTGTTCTGCTGCTCTGCCCACAGTGTGAGGTCCCCATGTCAATCACACTATCAGCCATTTTGCTCTCCCACGCCAACTCGGCCCTCAACCCGATCCTGTACGCGTACCGTATGAGGTCGTTCAGGCACACTCTGATAGGAATGTGGAGAGGAATTTGGAGCGTTATGCCAAAACAGCAGTAG